Proteins from a genomic interval of Acanthopagrus latus isolate v.2019 chromosome 7, fAcaLat1.1, whole genome shotgun sequence:
- the LOC119022476 gene encoding uncharacterized protein LOC119022476 isoform X3, which translates to MNIHHVLLFCFISAALCGDTGLVSAKLNIFTGAEGTSGSITCYISQHKKMKFLCKEECKGEGILIKTVDIRAQNGRFSIEYKRKSSGRGVLTVTITNLTKSDAGRYRSGLGTDLVLDSYRDFEIRVSDELPFRNTGFVRTDIEGENITFGCSGTVYKKQKFLCKDECKTKEDIIIETNGNRTQRGRYSVEYREGSTFGLYVNITNVSKSDTGWYKCGYGRALSPHSFYKFSIFVIDDPSKPNRTPQPFSTSVPSASTPTAQSLNLSSRSFTTSSSFTRNTNQPSAAASTDPSKPNRTPPPFSTSVPSASTPRTQSLNLSSRSFTTSLSFPKTANYPLAPVCSSAPHPGYIWVLVILLAVLLVVISVLILCIWKMRRDFRSSRRYTELMIQEEDL; encoded by the exons ATGAATATCCACCACGTTCTGTTATTCTGCTTCATCTCAG cagctctgtgtggagACACCGGGCTCGTCAGCGcaaaactcaacatttttacTGGAGCTGAGGGAACAAGTGGCTCAATTACATGCTACATATCtcagcataaaaaaatgaagttcTTGTGTAAAGAAGAATGTAAAGGAGAAGGTATTCTCATTAAAACAGTAGATATCAGGGCTCAGAATGGCAGATTCAGCAttgaatataaaagaaaatcttcTGGAAGAGGAGTTCTGACTGTGACCATCACAAACCTGACCAAGTCTGACGCAGGACGGTACAGGTCCGGTTTGGGCACAGATCTGGTTCTAGACTCATACCGGGATTTTGAGATCAGAGTTTCAGATG AACTGCCATTTCGAAACACTGGTTTTGTCCGTACAGATATTGAAGGAGAGAATATCACATTCGGATGCAGCGGGACAGTTTACAAAAAGCAGAAGTTCCTGTGTAAGGACgaatgtaaaacaaaagaggacATTATCATTGAAACTAATGGCAACAGAACTCAGAGAGGCAGATACAGCGTTGAATATAGAGAAGGATCTACATTTGGACTCTATGTGAACATCACAAATGTGAGCAAGTCGGACACAGGATGGTACAAGTGTGGCTACGGCAGAGCTTTGTCTCCACATTCATTCTACAAATTCTCGATCTTCGTCATTGATG ATCCGTCCAAACCAAACCGGACTCCTCAGCCTTTTTCAACATCCGTCCCATCAGCCTCCACACCAACAGCGCAGAGTTTAAACCTCAGTTCAAGAAGTTTCACCACCTCGTCGTCTTTCACTAGAAACACCAACCAGCCGTCAGCTGCAG cGTCCACAGATCCGTCCAAACCAAACCGGACTCCCCCACCTTTTTCAACATCCGTCCCATCAGCCTCCACACCAAGAACGCAGAGTTTAAACCTCAGTTCAAGAAGTTTCACCACCTCTTTGTCTTTCCCTAAAACCGCCAACTATCCGTTAGCTCCAG tctgcTCCAGTGCCCCTCACCCAGGTTACATCTGGGTTCTGGTCATTTTACTGGCCGTTTTACTGGTCGTTATTTCTGTGCTGATCCTCTGCATATGGAAGATGAGGAGGGACTTCAGGTCAAGCAGAAGATACACAGAG CTGATGATCCAAGAGGAAGACCtgtaa
- the LOC119022476 gene encoding uncharacterized protein LOC119022476 isoform X2 has translation MNIHHVLLFCFISALCGDTGLVSAKLNIFTGAEGTSGSITCYISQHKKMKFLCKEECKGEGILIKTVDIRAQNGRFSIEYKRKSSGRGVLTVTITNLTKSDAGRYRSGLGTDLVLDSYRDFEIRVSDELPFRNTGFVRTDIEGENITFGCSGTVYKKQKFLCKDECKTKEDIIIETNGNRTQRGRYSVEYREGSTFGLYVNITNVSKSDTGWYKCGYGRALSPHSFYKFSIFVIDDPSKPNRTPQPFSTSVPSASTPTAQSLNLSSRSFTTSSSFTRNTNQPSAAASTDPSKPNRTPPPFSTSVPSASTPRTQSLNLSSRSFTTSLSFPKTANYPLAPVCSSAPHPGYIWVLVILLAVLLVVISVLILCIWKMRRDFRSSRRYTEIPVTDNELAPASTCEDSTNRTCSD, from the exons ATGAATATCCACCACGTTCTGTTATTCTGCTTCATCTCAG ctctgtgtggagACACCGGGCTCGTCAGCGcaaaactcaacatttttacTGGAGCTGAGGGAACAAGTGGCTCAATTACATGCTACATATCtcagcataaaaaaatgaagttcTTGTGTAAAGAAGAATGTAAAGGAGAAGGTATTCTCATTAAAACAGTAGATATCAGGGCTCAGAATGGCAGATTCAGCAttgaatataaaagaaaatcttcTGGAAGAGGAGTTCTGACTGTGACCATCACAAACCTGACCAAGTCTGACGCAGGACGGTACAGGTCCGGTTTGGGCACAGATCTGGTTCTAGACTCATACCGGGATTTTGAGATCAGAGTTTCAGATG AACTGCCATTTCGAAACACTGGTTTTGTCCGTACAGATATTGAAGGAGAGAATATCACATTCGGATGCAGCGGGACAGTTTACAAAAAGCAGAAGTTCCTGTGTAAGGACgaatgtaaaacaaaagaggacATTATCATTGAAACTAATGGCAACAGAACTCAGAGAGGCAGATACAGCGTTGAATATAGAGAAGGATCTACATTTGGACTCTATGTGAACATCACAAATGTGAGCAAGTCGGACACAGGATGGTACAAGTGTGGCTACGGCAGAGCTTTGTCTCCACATTCATTCTACAAATTCTCGATCTTCGTCATTGATG ATCCGTCCAAACCAAACCGGACTCCTCAGCCTTTTTCAACATCCGTCCCATCAGCCTCCACACCAACAGCGCAGAGTTTAAACCTCAGTTCAAGAAGTTTCACCACCTCGTCGTCTTTCACTAGAAACACCAACCAGCCGTCAGCTGCAG cGTCCACAGATCCGTCCAAACCAAACCGGACTCCCCCACCTTTTTCAACATCCGTCCCATCAGCCTCCACACCAAGAACGCAGAGTTTAAACCTCAGTTCAAGAAGTTTCACCACCTCTTTGTCTTTCCCTAAAACCGCCAACTATCCGTTAGCTCCAG tctgcTCCAGTGCCCCTCACCCAGGTTACATCTGGGTTCTGGTCATTTTACTGGCCGTTTTACTGGTCGTTATTTCTGTGCTGATCCTCTGCATATGGAAGATGAGGAGGGACTTCAGGTCAAGCAGAAGATACACAGAG ATCCCTGTCACTGATAATGAACTGGCTCCAGCCTCCACATGTGAAGACTCCACCAACAGAACCTGCAGTGACTAG
- the LOC119022476 gene encoding uncharacterized protein LOC119022476 isoform X1 produces MNIHHVLLFCFISAALCGDTGLVSAKLNIFTGAEGTSGSITCYISQHKKMKFLCKEECKGEGILIKTVDIRAQNGRFSIEYKRKSSGRGVLTVTITNLTKSDAGRYRSGLGTDLVLDSYRDFEIRVSDELPFRNTGFVRTDIEGENITFGCSGTVYKKQKFLCKDECKTKEDIIIETNGNRTQRGRYSVEYREGSTFGLYVNITNVSKSDTGWYKCGYGRALSPHSFYKFSIFVIDDPSKPNRTPQPFSTSVPSASTPTAQSLNLSSRSFTTSSSFTRNTNQPSAAASTDPSKPNRTPPPFSTSVPSASTPRTQSLNLSSRSFTTSLSFPKTANYPLAPVCSSAPHPGYIWVLVILLAVLLVVISVLILCIWKMRRDFRSSRRYTEIPVTDNELAPASTCEDSTNRTCSD; encoded by the exons ATGAATATCCACCACGTTCTGTTATTCTGCTTCATCTCAG cagctctgtgtggagACACCGGGCTCGTCAGCGcaaaactcaacatttttacTGGAGCTGAGGGAACAAGTGGCTCAATTACATGCTACATATCtcagcataaaaaaatgaagttcTTGTGTAAAGAAGAATGTAAAGGAGAAGGTATTCTCATTAAAACAGTAGATATCAGGGCTCAGAATGGCAGATTCAGCAttgaatataaaagaaaatcttcTGGAAGAGGAGTTCTGACTGTGACCATCACAAACCTGACCAAGTCTGACGCAGGACGGTACAGGTCCGGTTTGGGCACAGATCTGGTTCTAGACTCATACCGGGATTTTGAGATCAGAGTTTCAGATG AACTGCCATTTCGAAACACTGGTTTTGTCCGTACAGATATTGAAGGAGAGAATATCACATTCGGATGCAGCGGGACAGTTTACAAAAAGCAGAAGTTCCTGTGTAAGGACgaatgtaaaacaaaagaggacATTATCATTGAAACTAATGGCAACAGAACTCAGAGAGGCAGATACAGCGTTGAATATAGAGAAGGATCTACATTTGGACTCTATGTGAACATCACAAATGTGAGCAAGTCGGACACAGGATGGTACAAGTGTGGCTACGGCAGAGCTTTGTCTCCACATTCATTCTACAAATTCTCGATCTTCGTCATTGATG ATCCGTCCAAACCAAACCGGACTCCTCAGCCTTTTTCAACATCCGTCCCATCAGCCTCCACACCAACAGCGCAGAGTTTAAACCTCAGTTCAAGAAGTTTCACCACCTCGTCGTCTTTCACTAGAAACACCAACCAGCCGTCAGCTGCAG cGTCCACAGATCCGTCCAAACCAAACCGGACTCCCCCACCTTTTTCAACATCCGTCCCATCAGCCTCCACACCAAGAACGCAGAGTTTAAACCTCAGTTCAAGAAGTTTCACCACCTCTTTGTCTTTCCCTAAAACCGCCAACTATCCGTTAGCTCCAG tctgcTCCAGTGCCCCTCACCCAGGTTACATCTGGGTTCTGGTCATTTTACTGGCCGTTTTACTGGTCGTTATTTCTGTGCTGATCCTCTGCATATGGAAGATGAGGAGGGACTTCAGGTCAAGCAGAAGATACACAGAG ATCCCTGTCACTGATAATGAACTGGCTCCAGCCTCCACATGTGAAGACTCCACCAACAGAACCTGCAGTGACTAG